The proteins below are encoded in one region of Phaseolus vulgaris cultivar G19833 chromosome 1, P. vulgaris v2.0, whole genome shotgun sequence:
- the LOC137815809 gene encoding uncharacterized calcium-binding protein C800.10c-like, with protein MLGKDRMAELRTIAKSHKLAAGSQTVPNSVAEIAAAQGQSPPVGPSAAAALPAPQRKKLPLKKAKRKAPRVVSDEEADESTEDGLVCKRKRRAVIEPQTIESAAPNYIENPSSASTPFESAGDVLASNASVAEAVPEQLADTQASSQAAEELLASPPRLEAPLAIQPCEGGGENQPPPPPATSSLLAPLQEALKSFTVRLSAMVDDCLPQIVGEGLRDSLEKFELDNRINQEVASTAKAEAEKTKCDMLMQGFEFSRVKNAPKYELQIVRKDNKELRKKLHDKLQDAVELENRIVPLREKVATLEEAKKTDAQKMANLEKRSIERETLLGKVEQDRDKASQELSETAVELARVREENNGLKKKADELELEVTQVREENSGFKTKIDELQLEAAQVLISGFGAALKQFACKYPDLDLSEFSVYNEVVDGKIVPPVDLSP; from the coding sequence ATGCTGGGAAAAGATAGGATGGCTGAGCTACGCACCATAGCCAAGTCCCACAAGcttgcggcgggctcccaaacggTCCCAAACTCTGTcgcggagatcgccgctgcccaaggCCAATCTCCGCCAGTTGGTCCATCCGCAGCTGCTGCTCTTCCAGCTCCCCAGCGCAAGAAACTACCCCTCAAGAAGgctaagaggaaagcccccaggGTAGTGTCAGACGAAGAGGCGGACGAAAGCACCGAGGACGGGCTAGTCTGCAAGAGGAAAAGGAGGGCTGTGATCGAGCCCCAAACAATTGAGAGCGCCGCTCCAAACTACATCGAGAACCCCTCCAgtgcctccacgccattcgagTCCGCTGGGGATGTTCTTGCTTCAAACGCCTCAGTTGCTGAAGCCGTTCCTGAGCAACTTGCTGATACGCAAGCCTCTTCCCAAGCCGCCGAAGAACTTCTTgcttcaccaccacgcctcgaAGCTCCCCTCGCCATTCAACCttgtgagggtggtggtgagaacCAACCTCCGCCTCCTCCAGCAACCTCAAGCCTCCTAGCCCCTCTTCAAGAAGCCTTGAAGTCCTTCACCGTGCGCCTAAGTGCCATGGTTGACGATTGTCTTCCCCAAATCGTCGGCGAAGGGCTAAGGGACTCCTTGGAGAAGTTTGAACTCGATAATCGGATCAATCAGGAGGTGGCAAGCACCGCGAAAGCCGAAGCCGAGAAGACCAAGTGTGACATGCTGATGCAAGGCTTCGAGTTTTCGCGAGTCAAAAACGCCCCCAAGTACGAACTCCAAATCGTGCGCAAGGACAACAAAGAACTGCGCAAGAAACTTCACGACAAACTCCAGGACGCCGTCGAGCTGGAGAACAGGATCGTCCCTCTGAGGGAGAAAGTTGCCACGCTGGAGGAGGCAAAGAAAACTGACGCCCAAAAGATGGCCAACCTGGAGAAGAGGTCTATCGAGAGGGAGACTCTTCTGGGAAAGGTTGAGCAAGATCGGGATAAGGCCTCCCAGGAACTAAGTGAAACCGCTGTTGAGCTTGCCCGAGTTCGCGAAGAGAACAACGGGCTCAAGAAAAAGGCCGACGAGCTCGAGCTTGAAGTCACCCaggttcgtgaagagaacagtgggttcaagacgaagatcgacgagcttcagcttgaggctgcccaagtTCTCATTTCCGGCTTTGGTGCTGCTTTGAagcagtttgcttgcaaatATCCCGACCTTGATCTCTCCGAGTTCTCGGTatacaacgaggtggtggacggaaAGATCGTACCCCCAGTTGACTTATCGCCTTGA
- the LOC137815810 gene encoding uncharacterized protein has translation MEAVVGKRDQRMRHPYDPKKNKNKGSGRPRETNRPPRYEFVMGLADLIAIPNIAARLKVPEKTTEKVLGPKPDAWCEFHKNFGHSINSCLALGHQLAELVKCGFLKDYLLEKQAGQASGSQPTGNEGQQHEVPIHGEIHTIAGGFSDGGCTASQRKKYARSVMSVEGFEDHSPDVDITFTKGDLRDVVPHDNDPIVISLVTAGRTIHRVLVDQGSSADVMFWPTFEKLQLSPDQLRPYGGCLYGFACDQVEVRGYIELRTTFTDGLASRTEKIRYLVVNALSAYNILLGRPTLYRTGVVPSTRHMKVKLPSMEGLIITICSDQKEAKKCYVNSLKNKRSICHVTTTPPLVWSLRGKTGEFRIRR, from the coding sequence aTGGAGGCGGTGGTGGGAAAGAGGGACCAAAGGATGCGCCATCCTTATGACCCTAAAAAGAATAAGAACAAGGGGTCGGGGCGGCCCAGAGAGACTAATCGCCCTCCAAGGTACGAGTTTGTGATGGGGTTGGCcgatctgatcgccatcccaaacattGCTGCCAGGCTCAAGGTGCCTGAGAAGACGACGGAAAAGGTTTTgggaccaaaaccagacgcgtggtgcgagttccacaagaactttggccactctatcaactcgtgtttggctttgggaCACCAACTCGCCGAGTTGGTCAAGTGCGGTTTCTTGAAAGATTACTTGCTGGAAAAGCAAGCGGGCCAAGCGTCAGGATCCCAACCGACGGGCAATGAAGGgcagcagcacgaggtgcccattcacggtgagatccacaccatagctggtggattctcCGACGGGGGGTGCACTGCATCGCAACGCAAGAAGTACGCAAGGTCAGTGATGTCAGTGGAAggttttgaagatcactcgcccgacgtggacatcacgttcaccaaaggggaccttagggacgttgtgcctcacgacaacgaccctattgtaatatcgcttgtcacggcgggaaggaccaTCCACCGGGTGCtagtcgaccaaggaagttcggcagatgtaatgttttggccgacttttgaGAAGCTACAACTGTCccctgaccagctgaggccctatgggggctgcttgtacggctTCGCCTGCGACCAAGTGGAAgtcagggggtatattgagttgaggacgacgttcacagatggTTTGGCTTCACGAACAGAGAAGATCAGATATCTTGTAGTAAACGCTCTATCAGCATACAAtatactgttgggaaggccaacgctctACAGAACGggagttgtgccttcgacaaggcacatgaaggtcaaactacCGTCGATGGAAGGTTTGATCATCACCATCTgttctgaccagaaggaggcgaagaagtgctacgtgaacagcctcaagaacaagagatctATATgtcacgtaaccacaacgccgccCCTGGTGTGGAGCCTGCGCGGGAAGACCGGCGAGTTTCGGATACGGCGTTAG